Part of the Cottoperca gobio chromosome 1, fCotGob3.1, whole genome shotgun sequence genome, CTGACAGATGCAGAGTGGTGCTGAATTTAAACttgtaaatgatttattaagaGATGAAGCAAACAGGTAAACAGGTCTCACTATCATCGCCTGAAGCCTGAACCACGAGGGGACATAAGTGGGTTAAACATCTCTGTGTCTTTGGGCTTATCTCAGGTTCTCTGGCTCACTTTCAAGCGGGGTAGATCAACACGTGACATAACCTACGCTGCACGGCTAACCCGCTCCGAAGCAGGTTAACTTCACACAATAAAAACCTGCCATGAGCCTGACTACTGAGTTCCCCCAGGATCCTGACAAAAGCAGTGGCTTAACAATAAAGCAATATTTACTTCTACAGATTACTGATCCAGACTTCGCATGTGTTTTAAAACAGAGCTTCTAACAAACAACGGGATAGTTTACCAAACTAAATAACTAATGTCGGATTCCCAACACCTTCCAGATTACTGAGATGCTTTTACTCTGGTACTCCATCAGCAGCTCAGAACACGAGAAACACAAAGCGTTGTCTTTATAAGAGTATTAATCATCACAGCTGAACAGGTTGTTTTAGGTCAGCGGACAGAAACAACAATATGTTTTCCATCGTGAGTGAAAAAGCTCCCAGAATGCACCCTGATTATGAGGCTGTGTCAACACAGTATATTGTAAATCATTCATTGGACTGTAAACACTACGGATCTCAGTCCTAACCCAAAATCAAACatacatatttttctttgtgagtgttttggtgtgagttgccgagtCTTGGCGGTATCTGCTGTGGAGATGTTTTCCTTATCTCGAATGTAAGAACTGAATGACACTCAAAGCCCCAAAAAAAGACGTTTGATAAACTTAACGGCAACGTCTCTTTCCAGATATCACGACCTGGTTACTcgagataatccacagaccttgttgtgagcagtttcatgtaggaactattttatcTCGGCCGAACTACACCCAGCGTTGTTAGGTCCTATTGGGCTATTTCTTTAAGGGTTGCCACAGGTTGAATGTTTTGTCCGAAGTGTATATGGTTTGGCAGGGGCAAATATTTAAGTTCTGACTTTCAGACCTGGCAACCCCGACTACACCGCCAACCGTATCACTAGGAAGCACGAGAGGCTTGTGACAGCGCCAGgtgtaaacattaatggcgtCTGAGCTGTAACGTTGGCTAGCTCAGGTGAACTCAGGAGAGCCTTCAGCAACTCACACAAAGATTAAGATTAGATTAATAATAGAACAAGTAAGAGGAGaatgaactgtccctttaatgtgTTAACATAAAACCTGCCAATAACGTAGTGGTTTATAAACCAGTAAATCAAACTCTTTGTTAAATAACAGTGTTTGCTGACTGACTCCTCCAACCTACCAAACACAGACCAGACGCGCACTGAAGGAGCGCTTCACCAGCCGGGTGTGTTTTCACACCGGCCCcggcccacacacacaactaaccCCGGTCTCTATGACAACAGACCGAGATAAAGGCTGTGGCTGTGAAGTGTCACTGAGCAGCCCGTCAAACTGTCTCCATGACAGGCGGagggtggatgtgtgtgttggttggaGGGACAATACCATCAGTGCGCACTAATGATTCAATTAAGAGCAGATTAGGGCACGAGTCTGGTCCCATTACTGCTCCATGTAAACAGTTTAACTGTTTAAATCTAAATTAGGACACATCTAAACAGATTATCTAAAATCATCAATCTTTGAAATGAAGCACAACAGATGTAAAACCAAAGAtcaatatcatattaaaatcaatataatgaagtttatttatttattttacatttaaaacattaggTTCAGGGTTGTCCATCTGCTACTGTGGCTGGTGGATTCCAAAACCTACAAGCCCCTCGATAGATGAGCAATGTTTTTTGGCTGGTTGGTGAAGCCAATCGAGCAGCCGCCTTCTTTTATTACCAGCATTTGGCTGCTGGCTGGTGCTACTTTACAACCCTGATAGGTCATATGATATATTGTAAAAGAGCCAAACAAAGGTTAAAGTACATTGTCATACTTAAAGAACTTAATAATACAAAGTTTTGTCAGTAATGGTCTTAATACAGTTTGGCGATAGTTCAATATTATCATCCAGTGAAATCATATTgtgttaatatataatatgatttaTCATAAGAGTATTTTTGGTATAATGATCTGGTGTCAcacaatgcataacaataaaactCGGTTTGATTATTTCAAGCGATTTTTGCCATATCgtgatatatttaattataattaatatatataattaatgttacatttcataATAGTTAGCTGAAGAAGGGTGGTCTTTACAGAAGATCTGCAGGAAACAATGTATTCATATTGTGATACTGATTTCAACCATATCGCCCAGCTCTAGGTCAAAGATGGCTGACTCCTTGAACTGCGACCATCACTTCTGCTCCCCCCTCTGCTTTAATCCAGCCAGACCAAACTTTCTCCAGGGTTTAGGTCAACATGTGCGTGTGGAGAAGGGGTTGACGTGTCTATAAGCTTTTAATATGAGTGGACAGTTGGACAAAAAGGGCCAACTTTCAAGTTTTAAATGGGGAACAATAGCAGCGTCTGTGGGGACAGATGCTCTGGTAGGATGGTGCATGCTAATCAGTTTGTGTGGCCGGAACAAAAGAGGCCAGCTGGGCTACACGGAGCGGGACGGACCGGCCTGACAACCACGACCACTGCTTTAGCCCTGCTTAGGTCAacatactacatatatacatgATGCTAAAAGGTATATAgacattaaataatatttacaaaCACCCTGTAAAAACTTAAAATTGTAAATTCAGTAcgacacactttatacacacacattatagaTTATAGGAcattctttacttaagtaaaagtacttatacCACATTGTGGAAATGCTCCACTACGactaaaagtcctgcattaaacaCTTTACttgtaaaagcactttgagtggttGTAAAAGTCTAGGAAAtcgctttataaatgcagtccatctACCATTTACtacagtaagtatgtaagtattatcagctaaatgtactgtCAATGTACCCATTGTGCagtaaagctgtcagacaatgTAAAAAGCATATTTACCAATGAGATGTAGTATACAGTTGCATTATagaaaatgtgtacttaagtacagtaacGTTACTTGAGTACTTGttactttatacacatatataacattagcattattgtatatatttttttgaaaacttttgaaaataaaaaaacgttaTTTTCCATTTATAACTTGTAATTATGGATGCTTAGATTGAAACAGcatgtaaaaatattaataattagtcATTTTAAGTTATTAGTTACAACAGCTAGTTAACGTAAATGAACTTTGGCCGGTTAAAGTTCAGGACTAAAAACGTAGCTAGCTTAATATGTCAGTTAACGCTAACTAGCTTGTTGTTTAGCAtaatttaaaagttattaactttaataaaaaatgaagataaacaactttttaaacaacaaacttACCAAAGTTACAGTCGTCCTAAATCATTTTCATCACCCGTGTGTGTCCGCTCCGGTTACCGACGGTGTTAACTGTTTTTGAGCAGAAAAACGTGTTAGCTAGTCGGAAGTCTCCCGGTAGTTTGACAAGTTTTCATCGGCAGAGGACTCTTTAAATTGAACAAAAACTCAGTGAGGTTTGGCTTCGTCTCCGCACTGACCGCACTTCAGCGTAAACTGTACCTACTTCCGGTacgcatttcaaaataaaactgggCATTTCAAAGGTGATTGATAGAGTAAGGTGATGTGcacaaattacttttattaaactgctaaaaacacagtttttaatAAGTGGTGGAACACGATTTAACTTGagttaaagtacaaatacaacaatgcAGAAattctactgtatatatgtaaacaTGCAGAGCAGGACTAACCAGCCTGGCAAGTTAAACTATAAACGTCTTAGCTCCTGGAAAATGGGTCACATCCTTCATGCCAACACTTGGTGTGACACAGTGTCCctcatcatcttcttcctcaTACATAGATAACAGCTCATGCTTTTGACAGATGCATGTTAATGCTTTTTACTCAGAGATCCTGTATTTGCAGAGGTTATAGTAGAGATAGCAGTGTGTTGAGCCATCTAGTGTTAAAGTTGTGAAATCGCAATAAAGTACATGAGGTTTTAGTCCCGGAAGCAGGAGGTCCTTCACATGAATGCGCCTGCACACATCCCGCGCACGGATTCATTCAAACAGGACCTTGACCACCTGTAAGACCCGCGAGAAACCAGAAACCTGCTCCAACGCTCAGGTGAGTTGTACTGCCTTGTACCAGTTTTGCTTAAATCTGGCGATTTTCAAATGGGCTTCTGAATGGTGTATCACATGAAGTGTTATTACACCACGCGACTATAAAGGCGCCATCAATACAGGAAGGCGCGTTAAATACATGTTTCCGGTGaattaaaagttatttacaGTATTAATAAACACTAGATAGACCTTTCGGCTTCTATAACCAAACACATAGTATGTAATATCCACATTAACCAGCCACATGAGATAAACGTGGCTtttctacatttacatttcaatttgtaGAGAATTTGCTCATAAAAGCAGCtgatttataatattaataatatattgatattatacAAACAAGATCTAATATATTATAGAAATCATGTTTGCATGCAGGACATATAGTAGACTAGTCCACGTGTAGTGTTGCCAGATAAGTAGcctcatttgtgtttttatttttgtatatttgtgtgtgtgtaggaaaaTAATCTATCCTGTCGTATAGTAACATCATTTATATTAGATTAAATTAattcaatctttatttatattcgAGATATCATAACAACTTTCTTTTGTCACAGAGTTATGACAgaataataatgcaaaaataaaatgaaaatgttttttgatgGTCATCCGTCGTTGAGGGATTTATGGGAACATAGCCGAACTTTTCGTTGGACCCCAAATGGCACGAAAAGTATCCCCAAATTATCACAACCCCTCCCAAACGATATTACCCGCCACGTTTATTAAAAAGTATGCGGAAACCTGCCCAATCTGGCAACACGCCTGGTGGGGTTTACCGTATGTGACGATGATGGAACCAGATGAGTcacaacatccacacacacacacacacacacacacactgcacacacagcgAGTGGATGTGTGTCCTCCAATACAAGTCTGCATTCAGAAGTTTACTAAAGTCAAAGTACAGAAGCATTATCAgagaaatgtcattaaataattacaaaaaatacaatatgatgCTTTGTTACACATTATTATCAGCTGATTAAAACACTGCTTatacatcagtaataataataataataataataataatataaaactcTGAAAATCTGCAAAATGAGTCATTTTACTTTATGGTAATTTAAGAATAAATTCCTAACTATACTTCTGTaggaaaaatagaaataaatacaggAACTTGTACAATGAATTAGTTTTACGTTGTGGTATTGTTACttgtactaaagtaaaagtatctgAATACTTACTAACACTGCAATACGATGCATTGTTACAGATTAAACTGTCTGTATTTCTAAGTAATTAAAATCAGCTGATGCACTGCTTatacatcagtaataataataataataataaactgtaaagCTCTGTAAGTCTGCAAAATTAGAGTTTGCTTATTTTGAGGCTTCTCTTGACTTTAGTGCGGAAGCGTGACAGAAGCAACAGGATGTGGAACGAGAAGAAACAGACGAGTCCACCTGCCGACAGGTGAGTTTGATGTTTTGTTCTGAAGATTTTGTTTCTTATGTTCAGGTCGTGAAAGTGTTTTCTTGTTTCCGCAGCGGCCGGGCTGTAGGCTTCATCATCTTTTTCCTCGGGGTGGGAACTCTGCTGCCGTGGAACTTCTTCATGACGGCCTCTCAGGTTCccacaccttcttcttcttcatgatCAAAAGACTTATTTATTGTCCTTTAtcgtgtttattttattctgcacTCAATAACAATCAAACTGttgttggtttatttattttaagaaaggtttttatctgataaaatatatataatatttatttatttaagaagaaagtgcaaatataaaatacattactatcaaatataaagatttaaaacaaatatttaaacaactGTTTctgtaaataagaaaacaagagagacactttgtttgtttactttaacGATGAATCGATTCTAATGGAACCTTCTTATGTTATTTAATACAAAGACGTtgaatgtttcttcttctttgttcctCTTAAAGTATTTCAACCAGCGCCTCACAGCAGCAAACGTCACCGCCAACGGCACGTCGGGCGTGACAACGGAAGACTACAACTATGACAGCTGGATGGCGTTGCTTTCCCAGCTGCCCCTGCTGCTGTTCACGCTGCTCAACTCGTTCCTGTATCAGTGGTAAGTGAACGACACGGCAGCGTTGTGTACGTGCGGAGGACTCGTGGACGTGAATAAACTGGATTTGAATATTTCCCCTCTCGTCTCTCAGCAGAGTGACGCCGCGTCTCCGCGTGGCCCTCAGCTTCATCGCcatcctcctgctcttctccctCACTGCCGCGCTGGTCCGGGTCGACATGCTGCCAGACACCTTCTTCtccgtcaccatggcaaccaTCTGGTTCATCAACAgtaggtccacacacacacacacacatacacacacacacatttaagggATGAAAGACAACtggacaaatgaaaacaaactaaagtaaagACCTAATTAATTGTTAATGAGTTAATTGATTGATGATCCCGCTCGGTGGTAATTAAGAGCAGTTACCAACTACATCTCTTCTTTCTACTTCAGTTACTttctaattaaaataattagttaaaaaactaattatgaaatattgttatatgttaAGCTTCCCAAAAGTATTCGAAGTAATCACATTATCTCCTCTTTCACCTGCTGCAGCatgaaagtgatgaacacattaatgcatcaataattataatatataaatctgAAACAGTACGTTTGTACTTTAACTCGATTAATCTGAAGTTGAAGGacatatataaaaagatatatgaATACTTAAATATCTGAACTGTGTTTACTGAAGGTGATTCCTGAAGGATCAGAGCTACAGCGATGTGTTCATCAGGACAGTTTATGCGTCACGGTTTAATGATGCAGCTGTTGTGAGAAATATTTAATACTTTAACaatattttaacaaaataactttattcaaatgaatcaataattattattttattgcctAAATATGCTGAAAATAagtgttcttttatttattttatttaatatatgttgtattttatcccTATATTATAACTTCTTTTATGTCTTGAGTTCTAATTTTACTtgcatgattttatttttatacatatttaatgaacaTTGTTTGTCCACTGCCTTCTCTAATTCTTGTGCATATGATCATAAATTATAGTAATCTGACTGGAATAATGTGAAAAGTATCTTGGAAttaagcagtgtgtgtgtgtgtgtgtgtgtgtgtgtgtgtgtgtgtgtgtgtgtgtgtgtgtgtgtgtgtgtgtgtgtgtagtgttcagTGCAGTGCTGCAGAGCTCTCTGTTCGGGGAGGTCGGCCTGTTTCCTCCGCGGTACAGCACTCTGTTCATGAGCGGTCAGGGTCTGGCCGGGCTCTTTGCTGCACTCGCGATGCTCGTCTCCATCTCAAGTAAGTAACAACTAAACTAACCGACAGTAATAATATAATGCTtctataatacaatatataataagattTAATGCTTAACATGAACACCAGAAATATACTTCTACTGTCAAGGGAGACAAACTTCATGCAGACGTCTTACTCAATtctaaaaatcaataaatagtgAAACAACTTTGTAGGTTTCGAGATCTCAATCGGTGTTACAATAACtttttactatatataaatatacacacatatatacacatatatgtatatatatatgtgtgtatatatatatatatatgtgtatatttatatatatataaatatatatgtgtatatataaatatatatgtgtatatatatatatatatgtgtgtatatatatatatatgtgtatatttatatatatatataaatatatatgtgtatatataaatatatatgtatatatatatatatatatatatatatatatatatatatatatatacacatacacatatatagtaaaaagttattattattgtttatttattggtgttcttttatccttttcttttgtttattttcttgtgtcctcacatttgaataataaagttgtatatactaaataaatacaaaaccttTTAGAGcatctaattattatttcaatcattttggcaattaatcgattaatctctATAAAGTGtcagataataaaaaatacctgtggaccctcttgtccacagtcagggataattatgacagagaggaggtgtagtgtcacacacacgctttattctcacacaggtatggtTATACACAGgcagctgacaggtcgctctcctgtcggtcgctctgctccgctgctctccaggctgcgctgcgtcgtggctgcagaagcgtctccgtctaatctcgaacccagcctactgcaagagaacagaaccaggccatcaccgtgcatttattatgtgactgattacctgattccgttcagctgtctggcctccagctgggacactcctgtctctccccagcagccggcgccctaaccccaccccactgccacaataCCCAAAACtaattctcacatttgagaaacaaCCAGCGAAACTTTGACTTTTGTTCTTAAACAACGAAGATTAATGATCTAAATATCTTTTAGATTGACGAATCGATTTATTGACGAATTGTTTGAGCTTTAAAacttttataaaacagtttaGATCTGACAgatgatattaaatataaaccttttacagtgtaaaaataaaactactGTTTGTAAATGACCTAAAACACAATACCAACaaaactgtaataatatataatatatataatatagcacAATGTGTCGTGAAagagttttaaataaaaaccctgAGGTTGTAAATGAAGCTGAAGTCTCTCGCTCGGCAGGTAACGCAGATCAAAGCTCGGCGGCGTTGGGATACTTCATCACTCCCTGTGTGGCCACTCTGGGGACTCTGCTGTGTTACCTGCTGCTGCCACACctggtgaggacacacacacacacacacacacacacacacacacacactggatattAAATACATTCATCTCTGATCCTGAACTGTATTAGTAACTCCAGCTGTTCACCTCGTTTTCACtcctttatattatttattattttatttattcattaattctCAGGGACAATGAACATCGATCAACGTCTCGCTAAATGAGCCAGTGTTCGCCAACAAGATCATTTTTAACTCTTGTCCCTCAGTTATTattctttgatttatttttagttaattaaaagtcttccttttattgttatttattacaattttaatATAATTGTCCCTTCTGCCAATGctacaaataaaatgatgaatatCAGCCTGAATAATTAAAGGAACTACATTAattactttacacacacacatatatatatatatatatatatatatatatatatatatatatatatatatatgtctctgTACAACCCACAGTATGATATCCTGACGCTGTCGACTCTCCTCTGCAGGAATTTGCTCACTTTTACCTGAACAGGAGAAGCGCTGACAGCGTGGAGGCGACGCAGGAACTCCTCAGCAGCACAGGTCGGTCCGATGTCTGTGACGTGTGTTCTTatcttattcttattttacaGCTGATACAAGTCAAAGGTTCAGGACCGGCTTTCACCAGCTCTCCATAAATTCATTTCTGAATCTGAATCAGTTCGGGTGCTCACATTATTCAATGtgatacaactttatttatttccttttagaAGACAAGAAAGGCTTAAACAACAACGCTAAAGACCACGAGGCCAACGGGAAGTTCATCAGAGAGCAAGACGACAATCAGGAGCGCTCGTCCGTCCTGGATGTTTTCAAAAAGGTCAACGACTTCTCcgatttattatatttaataaatatttgtccAGGTGTGGACATAGCAGAGGTGTCTTAGCATTTTAGATTATGGTGGATTAATTAAAAATGGTGGAGTTGTTTCTCCTGCTTCGGTACAGCACAGGTCATCTGGGCTTCTTTCTGACTGTAAAGACTCCTGTTGCATAAATAACCAACACATATGCACTTTAATGTTGTATTCcatatatgaataaatgtccgtcccccccccccccaatcctTACCCTTAATCTCATAGTTATTGCACGTGAGCCTTTTAGCATTTCACTGCAAACATTGAGAATATGAGTTTATATGAAATGTTCGTGTCCTGCAGATCTGGCTGATGGCTgcgtgtgtgacgtgtgtgtttgCCGTCACCCTGTCAGTGTTTCCTGTGATCACAGTCCGGGTTCAGACCGTCTACACGGACATCCCCGCCTGGGGTGAGACGTCACATCCTTCTCTGCGTTCATGTTGGGGACACCAACCATGTCTTTTATcgccttttacatttttcttttttagacaTAAAAGACAGATTTTTAAGATACTATACCTCAactacataaacacacacacacacacacacacacacacctacacacacacacacacacacacacacacacacacctgcctatACGTAAATAAAACCTCATTGTAAAAGGTTCTCgattctctttttgtttttggaagtGTTTTATATCGTCCAGCTGCTCAGTCCTGCTCTCATCTCTTTCAGACAAAGTGTTCACCTGCGTTTGTTGCTTCATCGTTTTCAACACCATGGACCTGGTCGGCCGCGGCGCCCCGTCTCTCGTCCAATGGGTGAGGCTGCTgctcagtggtggaggaagtactcagaagtaaaagtactacaagtgtagaaatacaagtaaaagtcctgcattcaaaatgtgaCTAAAGTAAAATTACAAAAGAATTAGCATCTAAATATACTTAAACGTAAAAGTactatttcagaataatgtatattattattattattattattattaataatataataacctATTATTAAAATAACCTATAATAATTGATCATAATTGATTTGTtggttatattttgtattaaagagttcactgcatgtttttt contains:
- the LOC115009765 gene encoding equilibrative nucleoside transporter 2-like isoform X1 is translated as MWNEKKQTSPPADSGRAVGFIIFFLGVGTLLPWNFFMTASQYFNQRLTAANVTANGTSGVTTEDYNYDSWMALLSQLPLLLFTLLNSFLYQCRVTPRLRVALSFIAILLLFSLTAALVRVDMLPDTFFSVTMATIWFINMFSAVLQSSLFGEVGLFPPRYSTLFMSGQGLAGLFAALAMLVSISSNADQSSAALGYFITPCVATLGTLLCYLLLPHLEFAHFYLNRRSADSVEATQELLSSTEDKKGLNNNAKDHEANGKFIREQDDNQERSSVLDVFKKIWLMAACVTCVFAVTLSVFPVITVRVQTVYTDIPAWDKVFTCVCCFIVFNTMDLVGRGAPSLVQWPSKESRLFPVAVLSRLVFVPLLMICNVQNSRLTVFRHDGAFVTIMALFSFSNGYLASLCMAYAPQLVRCKDCETAGSLMTFFLVLGLALGASFSFLLGKLV
- the LOC115009765 gene encoding equilibrative nucleoside transporter 2-like isoform X2 — encoded protein: MWNEKKQTSPPADSGRAVGFIIFFLGVGTLLPWNFFMTASQYFNQRLTAANVTANGTSGVTTEDYNYDSWMALLSQLPLLLFTLLNSFLYQCRVTPRLRVALSFIAILLLFSLTAALVRVDMLPDTFFSVTMATIWFINMFSAVLQSSLFGEVGLFPPRYSTLFMSGQGLAGLFAALAMLVSISSNADQSSAALGYFITPCVATLGTLLCYLLLPHLEFAHFYLNRRSADSVEATQELLSSTDKKGLNNNAKDHEANGKFIREQDDNQERSSVLDVFKKIWLMAACVTCVFAVTLSVFPVITVRVQTVYTDIPAWDKVFTCVCCFIVFNTMDLVGRGAPSLVQWPSKESRLFPVAVLSRLVFVPLLMICNVQNSRLTVFRHDGAFVTIMALFSFSNGYLASLCMAYAPQLVRCKDCETAGSLMTFFLVLGLALGASFSFLLGKLV